Within the Salvia hispanica cultivar TCC Black 2014 chromosome 4, UniMelb_Shisp_WGS_1.0, whole genome shotgun sequence genome, the region CCGATCGCTCTGCTGGCGCGTGCGGACAATCAGCCGTCGCACGTGCCGTGGGTGATGAGGAGGCACCGCACGAGCGACGGGCGGCTGGTGATCACGGAGGAGAGGGCGCTGCGCCGCGAGAATTTTAAGGCGCACCGCTTCGACGGCCGCCTGGTTCTCAGCCTGATtccggcggcggaggaggaggagatcGGTTTTCCGGGGAATGTGGCTGATTCCGGCGAGGAAATTGAAGCGAAGGATAAGAGAATTGGGACTCCGACGGCGGAGGTTTATGAGCCTTGCGGCGGTTTTGGGGTGGCGATGGCCGGATTTAGGCCGCCGGTTCATACTTAGAATATAAgagtattagtagtattttcaaaataaaaatattatatcaatatttttatttatattctatttttgtttaattttctacATCTATAATATTCTCTTAGTGACTTTCATATATTTACTCACATTTGAGGATTCTTTGTTGTTAGATTTCAAGTGCTTGACTCAAATTACTAATTATTCCATTCCAAAAAAGATTGATCCATCAtagcatgagattttatataatttttattttttatattaaggtgataaaaaataaaatagagataaatgtatttttatttttaaaaatcaaactataatgaaaaataagtcaTTTTCAATGGGATAAAAGAGAtacctatatttatatataattagaaatGTTAGTCcaaaattatctaaataattattaattcgtttgaaatattttcagaTTGTGGGGGACAGTTTAGTGAATATTCCGTTTCACAttgaattaaagtttaattaatgaattcaagctataattagttattaacAAAGGGAAACTGATAGttaaatatatttcactactactatataatttataaagttCTCAATATATTAAGTATATCTctaatctaaaaaaaaaatgaactattTACATTTTGAGTCTGTCTTATGATCCATTCTCTGGTAGCAATacttgaataatttttttttctgtctcTTAGTTACCGATTGTGCATATATATGTGTgccttaaaaaaaatcattttttaagtgATGGGCGAGTATACAAATTTCgatatattgtttttttctcatcaattttaaatcttgATATATATTGTCTAATTTAACTAGTTTGGTTATGGCATGTATGTTGCgtctaaaaaataatatatacaatattaaaatttgatagaaTAGATTGACCTAGCACACTTGATTGAACGAAGCCAAAATGTTGGTAGGCAGTTCAGCATATATCCAAAATtggaattaattcaaattttaaaacgcCATTACAACACAGCATgtgtaaatgaaaattttaacaatttttatcTCTCTCGAACCCATCTTTTGCaatcgttttttttttctctatatttccttatgtaaattttgtcattcttaattctcttatttatagtaattggGTCTTCCATagttgaattttatattttaataacttcaaaaattgaaaaaaaaaaaataaagaagttGGTAAGGACTTAAACCCCTCCCCTACTAAGTGTGTGCCTATGAACACAAGCTTGCACATATATGTACATACTATATAGAACGAAATGTTATTCACCTTTTGTGATCACttacaattttaattcttacacaaacataatttgataatatatatacacaattaatttattaaaaatataaaagtcaaACCTTGATTTGcttctctttttccttctaaataattaaatgaacacctatgaatttataatcttttatattctctctctcccacaagaatatgcactgcTTCCTTTTTAATCCGTCCCATAAGGAtatacattttctaattttggaaactatTTTCTCCCCATTGAAGCgtgactcattctccactaataatattttaattactttttctttctatctctttcttactttacaaattatgcattaaaattcatacctAACCAAAAGTGCGTACTCTTTTATAACGGAGtgagtaataattaatgacgtcaaaaataaactttgatattagaataaaaatttaaaaaaaaatgcaaacacaatatatattCCCCTTATACATTGGATCTGAGTGTGATGAATAATGttgcattaattttatagaaagATACAGTGTTGAGAAGTGTCGCATAATGTTGCAgtaaatttatagtaaaagttaaaGAGTGTTGAGACGCGTTATCGTGTAGCGAATACTAATTAGGTGAAGATGATGTAAGCAATGACGCACAACGTAAGTTAGGTTTGTGTCATGTTTATGAGcaatactttcctttttttgtatGAATTACAAAATACtcaaatcataaatagatgAACAATACAAACTTGTTCAATAAGACTAACAAAAAAGTCTACAAATCAGTGCGAGAAATAGTCACTGAATATGCCAATAGATACCCTTGGTAATTAtcaaaaagatataaaaaaaattataaaagacacaaaaattaatcaattgtaaaattaaCCAAGTAACATCAATCCATCAAAAATCAAACCCAAAGAGCACTCAAACCAAATAACTAAACCAACAAAAACAATAGCAACTCAAGTGCAACAACAAATCTCCATCCTAGCATCGACTTGGTatcaagaaacaaaagattCACAAACTACAAAGGTTCATCTCTCAAAATCAACCTCAAATGCCAAGACGTCAAAAAActtgtttctttttcatctCCAAGTTTGATAGATAATTTTTGAATATCACTTTATTTCTAATATCCTAAATAGACAATGAGATGACGTAAACATAAAAATCCAAAGATTCGTAGTAAGCTTACAGAATTGAGACTATAACCACGATAGGATATATAGCCCGCTAGATAAGTATTCTTAAATTTGTTCTATACAATTCtctactatataaatatatataatacacgAATCAAGACATAGTCATTGTCTAATTgcaaaaaatcattaattagttGTGACTTGTGATTGCACGTTGTCTCAATTTTGGCGACTATTCTATGTCATGAAATGCCCAACTTGCAACatacttttattaataatacaaattataaaacaaattaactaTGCATGTAAACAATATGTCACGTCGACTCTGAAAGAAagttaatcaagaaaattatcTCGCAGTATAGTATCCagcttttattttgttattttgtagATCACTTTAAATTAATGTGTGAGTAAAGGTATCGTGCTATACAAAACgtactactactattcttgaatatattttttttaaatatctgATTCgaacaaaaaattcaaaaaaactgaattgaattttcaattttaatttagttcaaaTTGAATTTTCGAAATGTAATGAATAAACTACTTCTCTCAATTAGAATAACCCCAAAATAACGGGGCCCAAAAAGAAGTACCCTAAAAAGCGAGGGTCCCTTGCAAATTTTCTAAGTCAAATTTCTCCGGCTCCATTGTTTTGTTCCTACCACAGTAAACATGTCTCAatcaaaatgattaaaatttatcaGACAGATTCAGTCAGGTAAAGAATCTCATTTGGACCTCTTCTAAATCTATACCTTCTTCTAAACTTATTCATTCTTTATTCATTTCcattatcaaacaaaacaagttTCTCCTCCTTTTATCTAATCAACTGTTCATATCCCTTAAATCACCAATCTTTTCAACCATTCTTCCAACTCAAAATCCCCCTTTTTAGTTGTACCAAACTTGTTGCTTTCCCACAGAAATCTAGCCAATTTCGATCTGGGTTTTTGATAATGTTGGTTTATTGTGTTTCTTGATTTCAAAGGCTggatttttagttttgatcTGGGATCTTTGTTATGGTCTTAGTTTCTTGAATTTGGGGCTTTTCTTGTTGTTGGGCTTCATTAAAGTTGGAGTCTTTGGTTGTTTCTTGCTGTTTTGGAGTTTGACTtcgatttgatttgatttggcTTGTCGGTTGTGGGGATTTGAGGCTAGATTTGTTTTGATGGCTGTGGATGAATTGGTGGAGCTCAAATTTAGGCTGTCTGATGGTAGTGACATTGGACCAAGCAAGTATAATTCTAGTGCAACTGTGACCTCTCTCAAGGAAAAGATTATTGCTCTATGGCCTAAAGGTTCTGCATCATATGCTTACTTAAGATTTTTGTGTTAAATCTTGTGATTTGATTTCCTTATGTTATGCTTCTGCTTGAATTATAGTTTTTCTTGTTCATTTATATGATTCTTGATTTGTGGATAAGATGTTTTTATTGTCTACATAATTTTAGCATTTTGAGTGAAGAAATAGGggaatatatttatgttgaaatagctcttcttctttcatttGGTGTTGGAAGTAAGGATTTTAAGAGGTTTACGCCTTGTTGTTTCTTAGTTGTGAGTTTATGCCAACGCTTCTTAGTTGATTAGCTGATCGTACATTAGCTCTATTACGAAGGATAGAGTTATATGCCGTAATGCGTTGAGGATTGTTTGCTGCACAGATTTTTTCAACTTAAACAACATTATATCATTGTAATGTAACAGCCCAGGCTTAGAGAAGATGGTGAAAATTGTCCATACAGAAAAAGAATGTTCGACGACTTTTGTGGTTCTCCTAGTTAATTTGTAGCTCAGCCTCTTGTGGCTGTTGATGGGGTTTGATTGCGCgaattatttgattatggttcaaataaatcataaactGATGTGTGGTTCAAACAGTTCTCATTTAGTTGTATATTTTTGTTCCTTTGCCTATAAGAGAAGCATTATTGATCATTGATAGTTTATCTTGACTTTCCAAAGGAGAGCTTCCCAGTTTTCTCTTTAGATGCATAGAAAGTTATTCTTGCTATTTTTGCTTTAcattattactcctatttcttaattttgtctgAGTATAAGTCTGAGTTTGATGCCAGTTTCGTATCTATATCAGTTGCTTGAATTTTCTATGTTTTGAAGTATTGCGTGATTTATTGCTTGATGGTGGCCTTGTATCCTAACAAAAGACCTCTATTATGCAGACTCTGAAAATGGGCCAAAATCCGTCAGTGATATAAAGCTCATTAACGCGGGAAGGATTCTTGAAAATAACAGAACACTTGCTGAATCACGGCTTCCTCTCAGTGAAGTTCCTGGAGGCGTCATCACAATGCATGTTGTCGTGCGCCCCCCCCTTCCCGACAAAAATAGTGGTAGATTTCGTTTGTACCTCGATACATTGCTTTGTCGCTCATTTCATCTTGAGAGCATTTACTACTCTTTCCTACCCTTGCATTCTTAAAGTTTGACTGCTTTTAATCGTTGAAGATTCATTTCACTGTATTCTTCACGGGCACACACATGAGCTCGTTGCCTGTTCTGAACATTTGCAACAGATAAATTGCAGGAAAATTCTCAGAAGAAAGGAGGGTGCCTTTGCACCATATTGTAACGGACGGAGCTGCTGCAGAGCGCCTCGTCTCATATGTTTGTATTACAGGTTCTTGATTGCATTTTACAACATTACACATGTTTATAGAGTAAAAAGATTTCCATCATAGTTATTGGTCTCGGTTCTTTATTCTTGTGCTTGATAAAATGGAAGAAAGATCGTTGGGAGACGATGCAGGAGAGCGTGGTCGAGTCTAAGAGAAGTTTCTCTGATGATAAGGAGAAATGAATGCATGATTAAACACACTGCAAAGCAAGTCATGTTTGTGGTTGAATTGCATTATGAATCTTGAAGTTGTATTGTGTTATGTATActcaaatttgttttttgtctATATTGTCACAACTTGAAAATAGAATTGGGTTGAATTGCTCatagtattatattactacttatttttattgatttttagttGGATTTTAGTAATACTAGTATCACgcccgtgcgatgcacgactcattttaatttcttcttacTTATTTCATTCTGcgaaataataaacaaaaaaatattcaacgtCCTCTTGCTTTGGATTATACTTATTCAATCACATTAACCCCACATGGCCACATCACTTATCattatttcatataaattaaatgacatgACAAAATTCTTATTCACTTTAATAGTACATTACGCtgattgaaaaaaaacaatttggcatactatatgttttattatatatcCAATATTTGAATCGCCTGGGCAATGGAATGATCTAAATCTTTGAATTAGAACGTAAAtttactccaatcatttatgTGCGCCTCTATCTATTTCTAGCAATCTTCATTTCTCTATTAATCAAGAAATAATAGATTAGAaagcaaatgaaaaaaatcaataaattcaatgaaaaatcaataaaatcagTCACATATCCtatattgtaatttgtttGTGGACTATAAAAGTTTATTACTGATATAAAATTGTGCAAGAAGGctaatattgaaaaatcaCAATACACAAAAGTTCATGACtataaaatttccaaaaagtGCTCACCAATTTCAAAACCAAATCCCGTGGTTCGCATGCCTTGTTAATTTGAGTACACACCGCCAACCttcctatttcctttttttttattgttggaaTTGTGATAGAATTGTGAATGAGTATTTATAGagctttaatttgtttaatattgtaattaagAGTCTCTTCTAATTTCTGTATTAATCAagattaatttgaaataattaatgcCTGGActcaaatatttaatcatatggCAGTTACTACTACACGAAAATGTAATACTATTTGAATTGTgctcaaaatttaattcagtGGCACGTCAAATTTGTAACTGaacatttttattctaaatcAATTATCCACacaattatttacaaattaacGTAATTTGATTGTCTACATATCAAATTCGCCGAGATGGTGTAGTTGTAACtgtcatattaaaaaaaaaagtcaattaGTCCAAAAGTTagcaatatttaaattgatatcccatgattcataaatattataaactaatgtcaaaactcgccttttatatatgtatagattatcAAGATGAGTTCAATTCACAGTAATCACGAGATAAATATGAACcatttttaattctgatttttaaattgaaaaagaaaagatgagTTCATCAAAGGGTTAAATATGAATTAGTCATTTCTATACATTATCTAATTACAACACAAAAAGGGGCAAAATGGATTCAAAAGTTGCATATAAATTAAGACAAAACTACAAAACATCTATGCAAAGTCTCATTTGCCACTGCAATAGCTATTTACACTGCTGCCTCGCTCGTCGAGGCTCGGCGGCCGACGACATCGGGTCATCAACTTGTTCAGCTTTGTATGCACGGAGGGGCGCAAGTGATGCACGACCCgatgggaaaaaaaaacagcaGGAGAAACGACTTAAAACTTCATGCCTATGAAGGAGGAGGATGGTCCATTGACGATGCCCGCTCCAACGGCCCTAGCCTCTTGGAGGCTCTGATGTTCTTCAGCGTCATCCTGAGCTTCTGCCGCTCGCCTTCGACCTCCGCGAACTGGAGGCTCAGTTGGGAGTAGCGGTCGTGCATCTCTCGTAGCTCGGCCTCGACAGCGACGTGTCGACCCTTGAGCTCCAGCATCTCCTTGATGAGTTGATTGATGTCTCGGAAGCTCTTGAACACTGCCTCCTCGTCGCTGTGCTGTTTCAAGAACGAGCTGAGGCGGAGATGAACGAGAAACGTTAGGTTCCGTTAAAACATAACGAGCCGGTCTTAGATGTTAATGGTTAAGCACAAAGCAATTACAAAAGCAGCAAAAACACGCGATAATTGGTTACACAGTTCGTCACACCGAGGATTCGACACACGGAGATCAAGAACGAATATTTTGCTCGTACAAGAAATACATAAATAGTGCAAGTTGAAGACAAGTTTCATAGGCAGTACGAAGACCTACCTCTGGAACTGGATGTTTGGTTTATTCTTCGACTTCAAGGCTTCAGCAAGCTCGATTTCCAATGCAAGAACCCGATCCAACGTGTTCCCACCACTTGAAATCTCGTCGAACAGAGGAAACATGCTTCTGAGCTCTTCATTTGCCTTCCAAGGGACAAATAAGGAAACATATTTAGATACATATTTGCAGCAAAGTTATGAAAACACTCTGATTGATCTCACCTTATGCAGTTGCATGATTTCTCTTTGGGTATCTTGATCATCGCCATTGTTGAAGACTGCGTTTTCGTTTTTCATCTTCTCCAGCTGCAGAGAGAAAGGCGAAAGATATATCAATCTGGTAAGAAACTCAGACTTTATGTGCATAAAAGTTTGTTTTCAAGAGAATAAGTACCTCTTCGTGCAAATGCTCGAAGCTAGATCTCAATCTTTGCGCTCCCAAATGATCGCCGTTGCCATCTGAAGTCTTCCCGTTGCTCAGCATGTACGGAGCAGCATCCTGCACAATGGCTACTAATGTAAAATTGCACGAAATGCAGATTTAGCGACACAACTTTGAAACTTTCGCCAAAAACTGTACCTGAAATGTTTGCAACTGAGCACGTCCGCTCGAGTCTGGACTTCCACTGTCAGGGGTTAAGACAGGCTCAGTTGGAGCTGAACTTTCCCGATCATCTTGTTTCGAGCAAACAGGGGAAGCATCTCCTGTTGACCCGTTTCGGGCAAGCTCTACTTCCAGCTCAGAGCCATATTCGATCTTTTCTAAATTCGTTAAAGATTTCGTATCCTCCAACTGTACCTTCATCAATGCGAGTTCATCGGCCAGATGAGATTTTTGAGCCTCGAATTCTAGCAACGAAGCACCGAGCTTTTCCTTTTCCTCCTTGCAGCATTCTAGGCTTAGTAGAGCACATTCCAGTTCGGCCTTTGTCCTGTCATAGGCGTTGCTCTTTTCACGCTTTTCCGAGATCACCGACAGCAGCTCTGCTTCCAATGCTGAGAGTCTAGTCGAGAGCTCTTCGTTCTTCTTCAAGCTCACAGCCTCGGACTTCTTCCTGGtctcaatttcatcaattgCATCTTGTAGCCTCATAAGTATCTCTTCCCCGTGCTTCTTCGACATAGAGAGCTGCTGCTTCAATTCTTGGTTTTTGGTTTCGTATTGTTCTTTGATGAACGCGACTCTCAAGGAGTCTTGCATCGTAGATGCCGCTGGgacttcattctctctcttctcccGAGCTGCAGCGCATTCGGCTTCAGCCTTGTCTTTGAGCTCCTTCAAATGAGTAGATAAGTTCTTGAATTCCTCCGTCTTCAAAACCTGTTCGGCAAGCTTATGCGAAAGCTCGTTAAACTGGGAGCGGAGTGTCACCAGTTCCTCTTTTAAGCCCTCGAGCAAAGATATACGCGCAGTCTGTTCATCAACTTTGCCTTTGAGCACAATTAACATAACTTCCAATTCATCTTTCAAAAGAATCA harbors:
- the LOC125185486 gene encoding membrane-anchored ubiquitin-fold protein 3-like, yielding MAVDELVELKFRLSDGSDIGPSKYNSSATVTSLKEKIIALWPKDSENGPKSVSDIKLINAGRILENNRTLAESRLPLSEVPGGVITMHVVVRPPLPDKNSDKLQENSQKKGGCLCTIL